A single genomic interval of Candidatus Binataceae bacterium harbors:
- a CDS encoding alcohol dehydrogenase catalytic domain-containing protein, whose product MRALLFDPQPIVRRDHPDPAPAVGESIVRVRLAGICGTDLELARGYMSFRGVPGHEFVGEVVDTRSHSLMGKRVVGEINAGCGRCARCREDLARHCPDRTVLGILGRDGAFAEYLRLPDENLVALPDSIGDEAGVFVEPIAAIYEIFGQTGLGPGTKIAVLGDGRLGALAAIVLRAEGSAAVLGGHHRDKLDRLAGLGLEVQLEDHLRPGFDVVIDCTGRSAGLNRALTLVRPCGTVILKSTAAAGTALKLAQAVVNEITIQGSRCGRFAPAIAALAAGKIDPRPLISAIFPLDQAPAALDAAGRPPNFKVLLKP is encoded by the coding sequence ATGCGCGCGCTCCTGTTCGATCCTCAGCCGATCGTTCGCCGCGACCACCCCGACCCCGCGCCGGCGGTGGGCGAAAGCATCGTCCGGGTGCGCCTTGCGGGCATTTGCGGCACCGACCTCGAACTGGCGCGCGGGTACATGTCGTTCCGCGGCGTGCCGGGCCACGAGTTTGTCGGCGAGGTCGTGGATACCCGCAGCCACTCGCTTATGGGCAAACGCGTGGTGGGCGAGATTAACGCCGGATGTGGGCGATGCGCGCGCTGCCGCGAAGACCTTGCGCGCCACTGTCCCGATCGCACCGTGCTGGGAATCCTGGGCCGCGACGGTGCGTTCGCCGAGTACCTGCGGCTGCCGGACGAAAACCTTGTCGCCCTGCCCGATTCGATCGGCGACGAAGCAGGCGTCTTCGTCGAGCCGATCGCCGCCATCTATGAAATCTTCGGGCAGACAGGCCTCGGCCCCGGCACTAAAATCGCCGTGCTCGGCGACGGCCGGCTCGGCGCACTCGCTGCGATAGTGCTTCGTGCCGAAGGATCTGCAGCCGTGCTCGGCGGTCATCATCGCGACAAACTCGACCGTCTGGCCGGGCTCGGGCTTGAAGTACAACTTGAAGACCATCTCCGACCGGGCTTCGATGTGGTGATCGATTGCACCGGCCGAAGCGCCGGACTCAATCGCGCGCTCACTCTCGTGCGCCCATGCGGAACCGTGATTCTCAAAAGCACCGCTGCCGCCGGCACCGCTCTCAAGCTGGCTCAGGCAGTGGTCAACGAGATTACGATTCAGGGTTCGCGATGCGGAAGGTTTGCGCCGGCCATCGCGGCGCTCGCCGCAGGAAAAATCGACCCGCGACCGCTTATATCCGCCATCTTTCCGCTCGACCAAGCGCCAGCCGCCCTCGATGCTGCCGGACGCCCGCCAAACTTCAAGGTGTTGCTTAAACCCTGA